A region of Streptomyces sp. R44 DNA encodes the following proteins:
- a CDS encoding CitMHS family transporter has translation MLTVLGFAMIATFLVLIMLKKMSPIAALVLIPALFCVAVGQGAQLGDYVIEGVGKLAPTAAMLMFAIVYFGVMIDVGLFDPIVRGILRFCKADPVRVVVGTAVLAAIVSLDGDGSTTFMITVSAMYPLYKRLKMSLVVMTGVAATANGVMNTLPWGGPTARAATALKLDAGDIFVPMIPALGVGLLFVFALAYVLGRRERKRIGYLTLDEVLVPETDAVLVTAGGGKRDGKAEGKAGDRKATGATAGGTGSGAGDDAGDHVGDGFQGLDPNRTTLRPRLYWFNAGLTAALLTAMILELLPIPVLFLLGAALALTVNYPKMAEQKERIAAHADNVLNVTGMVFAAAVFTGVLTGTGMVKHMADWLVGAIPEGMGPHMALVTGVLSIPLTYFMSNDGFYFGVLPVLAEAGAAHGVSPLEIARASLVGQALHMSSPLVPAVYVLVGMAKVEFGDHTRFTVKWAALTSLVVLAAGILFGII, from the coding sequence ATGCTGACCGTCCTCGGCTTCGCCATGATCGCGACCTTCCTGGTTCTGATCATGCTGAAAAAGATGTCGCCGATCGCGGCGCTCGTACTGATTCCCGCGCTGTTCTGCGTCGCGGTCGGGCAGGGGGCCCAGCTCGGCGACTACGTCATCGAAGGCGTCGGCAAGCTGGCGCCGACCGCCGCGATGCTGATGTTCGCGATCGTCTACTTCGGCGTCATGATCGACGTCGGTCTCTTCGACCCGATCGTCCGGGGCATCCTGCGCTTCTGCAAGGCCGACCCCGTGCGGGTCGTCGTGGGTACGGCGGTGCTCGCCGCGATCGTCTCCCTGGACGGCGACGGCTCCACCACCTTCATGATCACCGTCTCGGCGATGTATCCGCTCTACAAGCGGCTCAAGATGAGCCTGGTGGTCATGACGGGTGTCGCGGCCACGGCCAACGGCGTCATGAACACCCTGCCGTGGGGCGGCCCCACCGCCCGCGCCGCGACCGCGCTCAAGCTGGACGCCGGCGACATCTTCGTGCCGATGATCCCCGCGCTCGGCGTGGGCCTGCTCTTCGTCTTCGCCCTGGCGTACGTGCTGGGTCGCCGTGAGCGCAAGCGCATCGGCTACCTCACCCTCGACGAGGTCCTGGTTCCGGAGACCGACGCGGTGCTGGTCACGGCCGGTGGCGGCAAGCGCGACGGCAAGGCCGAGGGCAAGGCGGGGGACCGGAAGGCGACGGGGGCCACCGCGGGCGGTACGGGCTCGGGAGCCGGTGACGACGCCGGTGACCACGTCGGTGACGGCTTCCAGGGGCTCGACCCGAACCGTACGACGCTCCGGCCCAGGCTGTACTGGTTCAACGCCGGGCTCACGGCCGCTCTGCTCACCGCGATGATCCTCGAACTGCTGCCGATCCCGGTGCTGTTCCTCCTCGGCGCCGCCCTCGCGCTCACCGTCAACTACCCGAAGATGGCCGAGCAGAAGGAGCGCATCGCCGCCCACGCGGACAACGTCCTCAACGTCACCGGCATGGTCTTCGCCGCCGCCGTCTTCACCGGCGTCCTCACCGGCACGGGCATGGTCAAGCACATGGCCGACTGGCTCGTCGGCGCGATCCCCGAGGGCATGGGCCCGCACATGGCCCTGGTCACCGGCGTGCTGAGCATCCCGCTCACGTACTTCATGTCGAACGACGGCTTCTACTTCGGTGTGCTGCCGGTCCTCGCGGAGGCGGGTGCGGCCCACGGCGTGTCGCCCCTGGAGATCGCCCGGGCCTCGCTGGTCGGCCAGGCCCTGCACATGTCGAGCCCGCTGGTGCCCGCCGTGTACGTGCTCGTCGGCATGGCGAAGGTGGAGTTCGGCGACCACACCAGGTTCACGGTGAAGTGGGCCGCGCTGACCTCGCTGGTCGTGCTCGCGGCCGGGATCCTCTTCGGGATCATCTGA
- a CDS encoding molybdopterin-dependent oxidoreductase, protein MPTALRICPLCEATCGLTLTLDGSRVTGARGDREDVFSKGFICPKGASFPEIDADPDRLRTPLVRKDGRLQEATWAEAFDTIAARIRPLIEEYGPDSVGIVLGNPNAHTIAGALYPPLLIGALRTRNLFTASTLDQMPKHVSSGLLFGDPFAIPVPDLDRTDHLLILGANPLDSNGSLCTAPDFPGRLKALRRRGGTLTVVDPRRTRTARLADRHVAIRPGADALLLAALVHTLYDEELTDLGPLAAHVEGVEEVRGAVREFSPEAVAAACDVDADTIRALARELAAAPTAAVYGRMGSSTVAYGSLANWLVDVLNILTGNLDRPGGALFPLSATAPAPRPAGPGRGFALGRRHSRVSHHPEAKGELPLVALAEEIETPGDGRIRALITVAANPVLSAPDGDRLDAALGSLDLMVAVDPYLNETTRHADVVLPPPPPSRSAHYDFAFNAFAVRDQARYTPAAVPLEADRMDECEIHARLILAVSGMHGAPPSAVDDLAIDTTLAKAVTQEHSPAYGADPKEFAARLTGATGAERRLDLMLRLGPYGLTLDELKAHPHGIDLGALKPRLPALLKTRSGRIELFPAPLAADLPRLRAALDAVPEPGTLQLVGRRHLRSNNSWLHNTPALGGGTNRCTLQVHPEDAERLRLVDGGPARVKGEGGELEVPVEVTDGVRPGVVSLPHGWGHDRPGTRLAVASERPGVNVNQLLDGSRIDPLSGTAVLNGFPVEVSPL, encoded by the coding sequence ATGCCCACCGCCCTGCGCATCTGCCCCCTCTGCGAAGCGACCTGCGGACTCACCCTGACGCTCGACGGAAGCCGCGTCACCGGGGCGCGCGGCGACCGCGAGGACGTCTTCAGCAAGGGGTTCATCTGCCCCAAAGGGGCCTCCTTCCCCGAGATAGACGCCGACCCGGACCGGCTCCGCACCCCGCTGGTCCGCAAGGACGGCAGACTCCAGGAGGCCACCTGGGCCGAGGCGTTCGACACGATCGCCGCCCGAATCCGCCCGCTCATCGAGGAGTACGGGCCGGACTCGGTGGGTATCGTCCTGGGCAACCCCAACGCACACACGATCGCCGGCGCCCTCTACCCGCCCCTGCTGATCGGCGCGTTGCGCACGAGGAACCTCTTCACCGCCTCGACGCTCGACCAGATGCCCAAGCACGTCTCCAGCGGGCTGCTCTTCGGGGACCCCTTCGCCATCCCCGTGCCGGACCTGGACCGCACCGACCACCTGCTGATCCTCGGAGCCAACCCCCTGGACTCCAACGGCAGCCTGTGCACCGCCCCCGACTTCCCGGGCCGGCTCAAGGCGCTGCGCCGGCGCGGCGGCACCCTCACCGTCGTCGACCCCCGGCGCACCCGCACCGCCCGCCTCGCCGACCGGCACGTCGCGATCCGCCCCGGCGCCGACGCGCTGCTCCTCGCCGCCCTCGTCCACACCCTCTACGACGAGGAGCTCACCGACCTCGGCCCGCTCGCCGCCCATGTGGAGGGCGTCGAGGAGGTTCGGGGCGCGGTGCGGGAGTTCAGCCCCGAGGCGGTCGCCGCCGCCTGCGACGTGGACGCGGACACCATCCGCGCCCTCGCCCGGGAGCTCGCCGCCGCGCCCACCGCCGCCGTCTACGGACGGATGGGCAGCTCCACCGTGGCGTACGGCAGCCTCGCCAACTGGCTCGTCGACGTGCTCAACATCCTCACCGGCAACCTCGACCGGCCCGGCGGCGCGCTCTTCCCGCTCTCCGCCACCGCGCCCGCACCGCGCCCCGCAGGGCCCGGCAGGGGATTCGCCCTCGGTCGCCGGCACAGCAGGGTCTCGCACCACCCCGAGGCCAAGGGCGAGTTGCCGCTCGTCGCCCTCGCCGAGGAGATCGAGACGCCGGGGGACGGGCGCATCCGCGCGCTGATCACCGTCGCCGCCAACCCGGTCCTCTCCGCGCCCGACGGGGACCGCCTCGACGCGGCCCTCGGTTCCCTCGACCTGATGGTCGCCGTCGACCCGTACCTCAACGAGACCACCCGGCACGCCGACGTCGTGTTGCCCCCGCCGCCGCCCTCGCGGAGCGCCCACTACGACTTCGCCTTCAACGCCTTCGCCGTCCGCGACCAGGCCCGCTACACGCCGGCGGCCGTGCCCCTCGAAGCGGACCGCATGGACGAGTGCGAGATCCACGCACGGCTGATCCTCGCCGTGTCCGGGATGCACGGGGCGCCGCCGTCCGCCGTCGACGACCTCGCCATCGACACCACCCTCGCCAAGGCCGTGACGCAGGAGCACTCCCCGGCGTACGGCGCGGATCCCAAGGAGTTCGCCGCCCGGCTCACCGGGGCCACCGGGGCCGAGCGGCGACTCGACCTGATGCTGCGGCTCGGCCCGTACGGCCTCACCCTCGACGAGCTGAAGGCGCACCCCCACGGCATCGACCTCGGAGCGTTGAAGCCGCGTCTGCCGGCGCTCCTCAAGACCCGCAGCGGACGGATCGAACTGTTCCCGGCGCCCCTGGCCGCCGACCTGCCCCGGCTGCGCGCCGCCCTCGACGCCGTGCCGGAGCCGGGGACCCTCCAGCTCGTCGGGCGCAGGCACCTGCGCTCGAACAACAGCTGGCTGCACAACACCCCCGCCCTGGGCGGGGGGACGAACCGCTGCACCCTCCAGGTGCACCCCGAGGACGCGGAGCGGCTCCGGCTGGTCGACGGCGGGCCGGCCAGGGTCAAGGGCGAGGGCGGTGAGCTGGAGGTGCCGGTGGAGGTCACCGACGGCGTACGGCCGGGGGTCGTCAGCCTCCCGCACGGCTGGGGTCACGACCGGCCGGGCACCCGGCTCGCCGTCGCGTCCGAGCGCCCCGGGGTCAACGTCAACCAACTGCTCGACGGGTCCCGGATCGACCCCCTCTCCGGCACCGCCGTCCTGAACGGATTCCCGGTGGAGGTGTCGCCGCTGTAG
- a CDS encoding TetR family transcriptional regulator: MDPVPQTRPRTQPALRRAPVQQRSAERLTRILDACAVLLDETGYEQLSTRAVAARAGVPIGSVYRFFGNKRAMVAALAHRNLDRYAERVSDRLAGTPVLDAHGAIDGVLDEFIEMKRTVPGFALVDFGVPAAAPGEAAADGPAEGPDGGSPDAAAEDPNRLVAERICALLATHLGRAADEDLHRKVLVGVETADALVRLAFRADPAGDPALVAETRCLLHAYLAPSLS, encoded by the coding sequence ATGGACCCCGTGCCCCAGACCCGTCCCCGAACCCAGCCGGCTCTCCGCCGTGCCCCCGTGCAGCAGCGGAGCGCCGAGCGGCTGACCCGGATCCTCGACGCCTGTGCCGTACTCCTCGACGAGACCGGGTACGAGCAGTTGAGCACCCGCGCCGTCGCCGCCCGCGCCGGCGTCCCCATCGGCTCCGTCTACCGCTTCTTCGGCAACAAACGGGCCATGGTCGCCGCCCTGGCCCACCGGAACCTCGACCGGTACGCCGAGCGGGTCTCGGACCGCCTCGCCGGGACGCCGGTCCTCGACGCGCACGGCGCCATCGACGGCGTCCTCGACGAGTTCATCGAGATGAAGCGGACCGTCCCCGGCTTCGCGCTCGTCGACTTCGGCGTGCCCGCCGCCGCACCCGGAGAGGCCGCGGCGGACGGCCCGGCCGAAGGCCCGGACGGCGGTTCGCCGGACGCCGCCGCGGAGGACCCCAACCGGCTCGTCGCCGAACGCATCTGCGCCCTCCTCGCCACCCACCTGGGCCGCGCCGCCGACGAGGACCTGCACCGGAAGGTCCTCGTCGGCGTCGAGACCGCCGACGCCCTCGTCCGGCTCGCCTTCCGCGCGGACCCCGCCGGCGACCCGGCGCTCGTCGCCGAGACGCGGTGCCTGCTCCACGCCTACCTGGCGCCCTCGCTCTCGTGA
- a CDS encoding right-handed parallel beta-helix repeat-containing protein, translating into MSWTSRTSWIRRFVSVLSVVLVALATALLTAPLAQAHEERPVTLPDGSGTVPVLRTGEPDLLVCKTDRADFERRISGFPAALKARNLALFARCAGSGHRHLQQAVDAVDRPGMTIAILPGLYEEEPSLPPPTGACATLKAPKSALGYQILSYAQQRQCPHNQNLVAILGKKNLQIEGTGASRLDVVVDAKYQKLNAIRADGSDGVYFRNFTAQRTTFNSLYVLAADGFVIDDVLTRWNDEYGFLTFASDHGLYKNCESYGNGDSGIYPGSASNINDGHGYDVPRYAIEITGCRSHHNMVGYSGTAGDSVYVHDNEFDHNMGGASMDSAFPGHPGLPQNHAHFARNLIHDNNQNYYPYVADGTCAKPPVDRGYEQGVVCPQISMPPGTGIITAGGNWNLYEDNWVYGHQRAAFFLSAVPAFIRGESAWGKQTDTSHHNRYAGNHLGVDRAGNARPNRSDVWWDGQGDGNCWQSDAGAATPGAPPACGARRGEVSGNTDRLVGEPVKLAQLLVCADYNVQARRLPAGCDWYGARGLQRVETQLALGTALVLALAGGALWWRRLRGNRLAGAATLIGLLGLALDVAGSTLALTPTALPAVALLLMGAWWTLIGLALRPTRPVLAWTTVALGALTLLDAFDKAVLMVPGIPVSPAWLRLLLGVVWVLWAVIASGTRPARADSTTEASAEPPADGPPEPPTTDPEAVTT; encoded by the coding sequence ATGTCGTGGACCTCGCGGACCTCGTGGATCCGAAGATTCGTCTCCGTGCTCTCGGTCGTGCTCGTGGCGCTCGCCACGGCCCTGCTCACCGCTCCTCTCGCCCAGGCCCACGAGGAACGGCCCGTCACCCTCCCCGACGGATCCGGCACCGTGCCGGTCCTCCGCACCGGCGAACCCGACCTCCTCGTCTGCAAGACCGACCGGGCCGACTTCGAACGCCGGATCTCCGGCTTCCCCGCCGCCCTCAAGGCCCGCAACCTCGCCCTCTTCGCGCGCTGCGCCGGCAGCGGCCACCGCCACCTCCAGCAGGCCGTCGACGCCGTCGACCGGCCCGGCATGACCATCGCGATCCTCCCCGGCCTCTACGAGGAGGAGCCCTCCCTGCCGCCGCCCACCGGCGCCTGCGCCACCCTCAAGGCCCCGAAGTCCGCGCTCGGCTACCAGATCCTCAGCTACGCGCAGCAGCGGCAGTGCCCGCACAACCAGAACCTCGTCGCGATCCTCGGCAAGAAGAACCTCCAGATCGAAGGCACCGGCGCCTCCCGCCTCGACGTCGTCGTCGACGCCAAGTACCAGAAGCTCAACGCGATCCGCGCCGACGGCTCCGACGGCGTCTACTTCCGCAACTTCACCGCCCAGCGCACCACCTTCAACTCCCTGTACGTCCTCGCCGCCGACGGCTTCGTCATCGACGACGTCCTCACCCGCTGGAACGACGAGTACGGCTTCCTGACCTTCGCCTCCGACCACGGCCTCTACAAGAACTGCGAGTCCTACGGGAACGGCGACTCCGGCATCTACCCCGGCTCGGCCTCGAACATCAACGACGGCCACGGCTACGACGTCCCCCGCTACGCCATCGAGATCACCGGCTGCCGCAGCCACCACAACATGGTCGGCTACTCCGGCACCGCCGGGGACTCCGTCTATGTCCACGACAACGAGTTCGACCACAACATGGGCGGCGCCTCCATGGACTCCGCCTTCCCCGGCCACCCCGGACTCCCGCAGAACCACGCCCACTTCGCGCGCAACCTGATCCACGACAACAACCAGAACTACTACCCGTACGTCGCCGACGGCACCTGCGCCAAGCCGCCCGTCGACCGCGGCTACGAACAGGGCGTCGTCTGCCCCCAGATCTCGATGCCGCCCGGCACCGGCATCATCACCGCCGGCGGCAACTGGAACCTCTACGAGGACAACTGGGTCTACGGCCACCAGCGCGCCGCCTTCTTCCTCAGCGCCGTCCCCGCCTTCATCCGCGGCGAGTCCGCCTGGGGCAAGCAGACCGACACCTCCCACCACAACCGCTACGCCGGCAACCACCTCGGCGTCGACAGGGCCGGCAACGCCCGCCCCAACCGCAGCGACGTCTGGTGGGACGGCCAGGGCGACGGCAACTGCTGGCAGTCCGACGCCGGCGCCGCCACCCCCGGCGCCCCGCCCGCCTGCGGAGCCCGCCGCGGCGAGGTCTCCGGCAACACCGACCGGCTCGTCGGCGAACCCGTCAAACTCGCCCAGCTCCTCGTCTGCGCCGACTACAACGTCCAGGCCCGCCGCCTCCCGGCCGGCTGCGACTGGTACGGCGCCCGGGGCCTCCAGCGCGTCGAGACCCAGCTCGCCCTCGGCACCGCCCTCGTCCTGGCCCTCGCCGGCGGCGCCCTCTGGTGGCGCCGACTGCGCGGCAACCGCCTCGCCGGCGCGGCCACCCTCATCGGCCTCCTGGGCCTCGCCCTCGACGTCGCCGGCTCGACCCTCGCCCTCACCCCCACCGCCCTCCCCGCCGTCGCGCTCCTCCTCATGGGCGCCTGGTGGACGCTCATCGGCCTCGCCCTGCGCCCCACCCGCCCCGTCCTCGCCTGGACCACCGTGGCCCTCGGCGCCCTCACCCTGCTCGACGCCTTCGACAAGGCGGTCCTCATGGTCCCGGGCATCCCCGTGAGCCCGGCCTGGCTCCGCCTCCTGCTCGGCGTGGTCTGGGTGCTGTGGGCGGTGATCGCCTCCGGCACCCGCCCGGCCCGCGCAGACAGCACCACCGAGGCCTCGGCCGAGCCCCCGGCGGACGGCCCGCCCGAGCCTCCGACCACCGACCCGGAAGCGGTGACGACATGA
- the hmgA gene encoding homogentisate 1,2-dioxygenase, giving the protein MTTEQARKTAEALTYSTGFGNEHSSEAVPGALPDGRNSPQRAPLGLYAEQLSGSAFTEPRSHNRRSWLYRIRPSAAHPPFTRIDNGTLTGAPFTETVPDPNRLRWNPLPEPAPGTDWLDGLWTLGGNGDATQRTGMAVHLYHANASMERVFGDADGELLIVPERGGLLLRTELGLLAAHPGEVALIPRGVRFRVELLDETARGYVCENYGAPFQLPDLGPIGANGLANARDFRAPVAAYEDVEGPVEVVNKYCGNLWSATYGHSPLDVVAWHGNHTPYVYDLRRFNVIGTISYDHPDPSIFTVLTSPSDTPGLAGVDFVVFAPRWLVGEDTFRPPYFHRNVMSEYMGLIEGAYDAKAEGFVPGGGSLHNMMSAHGPDRETFDKASAAELKPQKIDDGLAFMFETRWPVTATPQAATADHLQKGYDDVWQGLERHFRP; this is encoded by the coding sequence ATGACCACGGAGCAGGCCAGGAAGACGGCCGAGGCGCTCACCTACAGCACCGGTTTCGGCAACGAGCACAGCTCGGAGGCGGTCCCCGGCGCACTGCCGGACGGCCGTAACTCGCCGCAGCGCGCCCCCCTCGGCCTCTACGCCGAGCAGCTCAGCGGCAGCGCCTTCACCGAGCCGCGGTCCCACAACCGCCGCTCCTGGCTCTACCGGATCCGCCCCTCGGCCGCGCACCCGCCGTTCACCCGGATCGACAACGGCACCCTCACGGGCGCCCCCTTCACCGAGACGGTGCCCGACCCCAACCGGCTGCGCTGGAACCCGCTGCCCGAGCCGGCGCCCGGCACCGACTGGCTGGACGGACTGTGGACCCTCGGCGGCAACGGCGACGCGACGCAGCGCACGGGCATGGCCGTGCACCTCTACCACGCCAACGCCTCCATGGAGCGGGTCTTCGGCGACGCCGACGGCGAGCTGCTGATCGTCCCGGAGCGCGGCGGTCTCCTCCTCCGCACCGAGCTGGGCCTGCTGGCCGCCCACCCGGGCGAGGTGGCGCTGATCCCGCGCGGCGTCCGCTTCCGCGTCGAGCTGCTCGACGAGACGGCCCGCGGTTACGTCTGCGAGAACTACGGTGCCCCGTTCCAGCTCCCCGACCTCGGCCCGATCGGCGCCAACGGTCTCGCCAACGCCCGTGACTTCCGCGCCCCGGTCGCCGCCTACGAGGACGTCGAAGGCCCGGTCGAGGTGGTCAACAAGTACTGCGGCAACCTCTGGTCGGCGACGTACGGCCACTCGCCGCTCGACGTCGTCGCCTGGCACGGCAACCACACCCCGTACGTCTACGACCTGCGCCGCTTCAACGTCATCGGCACCATCTCGTACGACCACCCGGACCCGTCGATCTTCACGGTCCTCACCTCGCCCTCCGACACCCCGGGGCTCGCCGGCGTCGACTTCGTGGTCTTCGCTCCGCGCTGGCTGGTCGGCGAGGACACCTTCCGCCCGCCGTACTTCCACCGGAACGTGATGAGCGAGTACATGGGCCTCATCGAGGGCGCCTACGACGCCAAGGCCGAGGGGTTCGTGCCCGGCGGCGGGTCGCTGCACAACATGATGTCCGCGCACGGCCCCGACCGGGAGACCTTCGACAAGGCGAGCGCCGCCGAGCTGAAGCCGCAGAAGATCGACGACGGTCTCGCCTTCATGTTCGAGACCCGCTGGCCGGTGACCGCGACCCCGCAGGCCGCGACCGCCGACCATCTGCAGAAGGGATACGACGACGTATGGCAGGGTCTTGAGCGCCACTTCCGGCCGTAG
- a CDS encoding GntR family transcriptional regulator, whose product MTAFAPDSLVLNRKLPLWYQVSQSLRASILGRTPDASLRLPTEEQLATHYGVSVLTMRQALKELEEEGLISRHRRRGTFIEPGARRSTPRRLLGSIDAIVAQQSGERTTVLGHGTEPVPGELAEYFPDVPEVVAYRRLRSDGESGEPTNWAENAVRPELAAAIDPADLERWPMTKVLRDVVGVRISRITDTVEARLADPETAGLLQVPLLSPILHYTGVTYDEDGRVVDVARIRYRGDRFSFTVTVEAH is encoded by the coding sequence GTGACCGCCTTCGCTCCCGACTCGCTGGTCCTGAACCGCAAGCTGCCGCTCTGGTATCAGGTCTCGCAGTCGCTGCGCGCCTCGATACTGGGCCGCACGCCCGACGCCTCGCTGCGGCTGCCCACCGAGGAGCAGCTCGCCACCCACTACGGCGTGAGCGTGCTGACCATGCGCCAGGCCCTCAAGGAACTGGAGGAGGAGGGCCTGATCAGCCGGCACCGGCGGCGCGGGACCTTCATCGAGCCGGGCGCGCGGCGGTCCACCCCGCGCCGGCTGCTCGGTTCGATCGACGCGATCGTGGCCCAGCAGTCGGGCGAGCGGACGACGGTCCTCGGGCACGGCACGGAGCCGGTGCCGGGTGAGCTCGCGGAGTACTTCCCGGACGTGCCGGAGGTCGTGGCGTACCGGCGGCTGCGCAGCGACGGGGAGAGCGGCGAGCCGACGAACTGGGCGGAGAACGCGGTACGGCCCGAGCTCGCCGCCGCGATCGATCCGGCCGATCTGGAGCGCTGGCCGATGACGAAGGTGCTGCGGGACGTGGTCGGGGTGCGGATCAGCCGCATCACGGACACGGTCGAGGCCCGTCTCGCGGACCCGGAGACGGCGGGACTCCTCCAGGTCCCGCTGCTCTCCCCGATCCTGCACTACACCGGCGTGACGTACGACGAGGACGGCCGGGTCGTCGACGTGGCCCGCATCCGCTACCGGGGCGACCGCTTCTCCTTCACGGTCACGGTCGAGGCGCACTGA
- a CDS encoding type ISP restriction/modification enzyme: protein MPWSVAPLRFGRSWIVAPDTRTLRIRWDRLVAAEGAEREALFRPSRARTQASAVGALPGQRTGTARFARESGPCPDPVRVAHGPFDEQWLLPDHRLIDTARPELWRVAGEPQLFAVEQGYVPGAAGPALLVTAALPEGRSPAGRPGRIRPLFRRPGGREPNLAPGLLDFLGKRYGCAVDAHDWLAWTVAAALPSPAGCRVPLPADPDVWASGVALGRELADVQLRGALSGTRPRLPGGRRPYVRAAVPARPAAMAYDSESEVLDVGGGLLSPVPAEAWEYRVGGVRVLEQWFAHRTAPAEPGSLEAIVPAAWPQEWTSELLELVTVLALLGAREPERAALGAEAGCLGRAELGAAGVLPAPSWSRRPASVLDHQEEGPEGQFMLL from the coding sequence ATGCCGTGGTCCGTGGCCCCGCTGCGGTTCGGGCGGTCCTGGATCGTCGCCCCCGACACCCGCACCCTGCGGATCCGCTGGGACCGGCTCGTGGCCGCCGAGGGCGCCGAGCGCGAGGCGCTGTTCCGGCCGAGCCGGGCGCGGACCCAGGCGAGCGCGGTGGGCGCGCTGCCCGGGCAGCGGACCGGCACCGCGCGGTTCGCACGCGAGTCGGGGCCGTGCCCGGATCCGGTGCGGGTGGCGCACGGGCCGTTCGACGAGCAGTGGCTGCTGCCGGACCACCGGCTGATCGACACCGCCCGCCCGGAGCTGTGGCGGGTCGCCGGGGAGCCGCAGCTCTTCGCCGTCGAGCAGGGGTACGTGCCGGGGGCGGCGGGACCCGCGCTCCTGGTGACGGCGGCGCTTCCGGAGGGCCGGTCCCCGGCGGGCCGGCCGGGCCGCATCCGGCCGCTGTTCCGGCGCCCCGGCGGCCGGGAGCCCAATCTCGCGCCCGGCCTCCTCGACTTCCTCGGGAAGCGGTACGGGTGCGCGGTCGACGCCCATGACTGGCTGGCGTGGACGGTGGCCGCGGCCCTCCCCTCCCCCGCCGGCTGCCGTGTCCCGCTCCCCGCGGACCCGGATGTGTGGGCGTCGGGCGTGGCGCTCGGCCGGGAGCTCGCCGATGTGCAGCTGCGCGGAGCCCTCAGCGGGACGAGGCCCCGGCTGCCGGGCGGGCGCCGGCCCTATGTGCGTGCGGCGGTCCCGGCGCGGCCGGCGGCGATGGCGTACGACTCCGAGAGCGAGGTGCTCGACGTCGGCGGGGGCCTGCTCTCCCCCGTACCGGCGGAGGCCTGGGAGTACCGGGTCGGCGGGGTGCGGGTCCTGGAGCAGTGGTTCGCGCACCGGACGGCCCCGGCGGAGCCCGGCTCGCTGGAGGCGATCGTGCCGGCCGCCTGGCCGCAGGAGTGGACCTCGGAGCTGCTGGAGCTGGTCACGGTGCTCGCGCTGCTCGGTGCGCGGGAGCCGGAGCGCGCGGCGCTCGGAGCCGAAGCCGGGTGCCTCGGCAGGGCGGAGCTCGGCGCGGCCGGGGTTCTTCCCGCGCCGTCCTGGTCCCGCCGCCCCGCCTCCGTACTGGACCATCAGGAGGAGGGCCCGGAGGGCCAGTTCATGCTTCTGTGA
- a CDS encoding TetR/AcrR family transcriptional regulator codes for MAGRAAEPEVIWARPERAGRGPKPAYSRRDIVAAAVRIADADGIDAVSMRRVAAELGCGTMSLYNYVPRKEDLYELMVDAASGEYELPAEPSGDWRADMTAIAHQSRAIMYRHPWLARVMTTAYGFSPNALRFLEWCLGCLAPLDAPPGLKMQLIAMVNGTVMATVANEQAIAERARGLPWSEAEEQAVRGAYLMGQVATGRYPHLAALLAEAPAAPVDADEIFAMTIARLLDSFDPPVPGASVTEA; via the coding sequence ATGGCGGGCCGAGCGGCCGAACCGGAAGTGATCTGGGCGCGGCCCGAGCGCGCGGGCCGCGGCCCGAAACCGGCCTACAGCCGGCGGGACATCGTGGCCGCGGCCGTCCGCATCGCCGACGCCGACGGCATCGACGCGGTCTCCATGCGCCGTGTCGCCGCCGAACTCGGCTGCGGCACCATGTCGCTCTACAACTACGTCCCCCGCAAGGAGGACCTGTACGAGCTGATGGTCGACGCGGCCAGCGGGGAGTACGAGCTCCCCGCGGAGCCCAGCGGCGACTGGCGCGCCGACATGACCGCGATCGCCCACCAGAGCCGCGCGATCATGTACCGCCACCCCTGGCTGGCCCGGGTGATGACCACCGCCTACGGCTTCAGCCCCAACGCCCTGCGCTTCCTGGAGTGGTGCCTCGGCTGCCTCGCCCCGCTCGACGCGCCCCCCGGGCTCAAGATGCAGCTGATCGCCATGGTCAACGGCACGGTCATGGCGACCGTCGCCAACGAGCAGGCCATCGCCGAACGCGCCCGCGGACTGCCCTGGTCCGAGGCGGAGGAACAGGCGGTGCGCGGCGCCTACCTCATGGGACAGGTGGCGACCGGCCGGTACCCGCACCTCGCCGCCCTGCTCGCCGAGGCCCCCGCCGCCCCCGTCGACGCCGACGAGATCTTCGCGATGACCATCGCCCGGCTCCTCGACTCCTTCGACCCCCCGGTGCCGGGAGCGTCGGTCACAGAAGCATGA